A genomic window from Diorhabda sublineata isolate icDioSubl1.1 chromosome 8, icDioSubl1.1, whole genome shotgun sequence includes:
- the LOC130448002 gene encoding protein turtle isoform X2 — translation MGMCTNPKGKFRPLTNATVPVLPQSSFPAYTLLTALFIFVLIQTVDCIQDAVHITAILGESVVFNCHVEFPEGHPVPYVLQWEKKKGSALIEYFLKGQDIPIYIWYESYPTHSGEGYEGRVSRVSPDSPYGAASLNLTNIRESDQGWYECKVVFLNRPPNQPKNGTWFHLDVHAPPRFVVTPEDIIYVNLGDAIILNCQAEGTPTPEILWFKDANPVEPSSTIGIFNDGTELRISNIRHEDIGDYTCIARNGEGQISHTARVIIAGGAVIMVPPTNQTKLEGEKVQFNCEAKAQPGNVTVKWFREGAPVKELASLETRVTIKRDGSLVINPVSSEDSGQYLCEVSNGIGEPQSASAYLNVEYPAKVTFTPTIQYLPFRLAGVVQCYIKANPPLQYVTWTKDKRLLEPYQTKDIVIMNNGSLLFTRVNENHQGRYTCTPYNAQGTQGSSGQMEVLVRKPPTFIIEPETMYQRKVGESVDMPCDAVEAEGTQKPTIQWQRRDGTPLPKNRVKLVGGNLTLESIRRLDFGFYQCVATNEVATIITGTQLVVEGTQPHAPYNLTGIATEFSVTLSWLPGYSGGPDYKQEYTMWYREAGTTEWSTIPVTPSGATTVTINRLAPGTNYEFHVIGKNALGDGMMSKIITVRTVEVGQQKPIKITPTPFMTPNDDAGPKPGVPRNLTVNEISNGFLITWMPPVERAELIQHYVIKYRTDGPWKTLNKAQIRPEDTHYLVKNLVGGRTYYFRILAYSGKSYETSEEVKFSVPARVKHKALTAGVVGGILFFIVAITLSVCAVKICNKRKRRKQEKAYNMVACRITDSRNGGNATDSQVPLKKLRKGRIPGLRTLAFIANWIWPRDRCRSGSLSSLTWHPDYLHPGSPSKSLARISRAADGRFVLVDSVLSLRADSASNISSSDDGGFLPKRGANNRASWRRPLVGYPSELSLRSDASGQSASGLPAFIIGQRYQQQSNLKPLQTIYSPHTPQVMSSSPATSSGLLLTPWSPMYFSDLSSVRYTSSGERSFPTPPGFMQLKSVHERYSQELPPLKAIHEEHQGFIPVHPVRDSPRVIPQHRLARSSRLLPPRHARIARSAPELDHLDRSPESRSSSSGFGSKNTSQQNQSSHSGSTLIGWGLPPYRPPPPVPSMLPPPPPSLVGHWLDIASSSPSASDHIHKAVDVGSVDGHYEFDPSTPTPTPSTPTGSRDIDLDTSGPGPPQRKSYGIIRSRYDNIDARVQAMKQEFNEFRKRQASRRRSQELESAC, via the exons ATGGGCATGTGTACAAACCCAAAGGGCAAGTTTCGTCCATTGACCAACGCAACGGTACCGGTACTGCCTCAAAGCTCTTTTCCCGCGTATACACTTCTTACAGCCTTATTCATTTTCGTCTTGATACAAACAG TTGACTGTATTCAAGATGCAGTGCACATCACAGCAATACTCGGTGAGTCGGTGGTGTTCAATTGCCACGTGGAGTTCCCTGAGGGACATCCCGTGCCATACGTGTTGCAATGGGAGAAGAAG AAAGGCAGCGCCCTGATTGAGTACTTTTTAAAGGGACAGGACATACCGATTTACATTTGGTATGAAAGTTACCCGACGCACAGCGGTGAAGGATACGAAGGTAGGGTATCGAGGGTATCGCCGGATTCCCCATATGGAGCCGCCTCCCTTAACCTCACAAATATTAGAGAATCGGACCAAGGATG GTATGAATGCAAAGTGGTATTCCTCAACCGTCCTCCCAATCAGCCGAAAAACGGTACTTGGTTCCATTTGGACGTGCACGCACCCCCCAGGTTCGTAGTGACACCCGAAGATATCATCTACGTTAACCTGGGGGACGCCATTATTCTAAATTGTCAAGCCGAAGGGACGCCCACTCCTGAAATTCTTTGGTTCAAAGACGCCAATCCTGTCGAACCATCTTCGACGATAG gCATTTTCAACGACGGCACCGAATTACGTATATCCAACATCCGACATGAAGATATAGGAGATTACACTTGCATAGCTCGTAACGGCGAAGGTCAAATTTCGCATACGGCTCGTGTGATAATAGCAGGGGGCGCAGTTATTATGGTACCACCGACGAACCAAACGAAATTAGAAGGCGAAAAAGTCCAATTCAATTGCGAAGCTAAAGCGCAACCGGGCAACGTAACCGTCAAATGGTTCAGGGAAGGCGCCCCGGTTAAGGAATTAGCTTCATTGGAAACGAGAGTCACCATCAAAAGAGACGGTTCTCTAGTTATAAATCCGGTTAGTTCGGAGGATTCCGGTCAATATCTTTGCGAGGTTAGCAACGGTATCGGGGAACCCCAATCAGCATCGGCCTACTTAAACGTCGAAT ATCCGGCGAAAGTAACGTTTACTCCCACGATACAGTACCTGCCGTTTCGTCTAGCTGGCGTGGTTCAGTGTTATATTAAGGCGAATCCTCCATTGCAATACGTCACGTGGACTAAGGACAAACGATTATTGGAACCTTACCAGACCAAGGATATCGTCATTATGAATAATGGTTCGTTATTGTTCACCAGAGTCAATGAAAACCATCAG gGTCGATATACTTGTACCCCTTACAACGCGCAAGGTACCCAAGGTAGTTCCGGACAAATGGAAGTATTGGTTAGAAAACCGCCAACATTCATCATCGAACCGGAAACGATGTACCAGAGGAAAGTAGGGGAGTCCGTCGACATGCCCTGCGATGCCGTCGAAGCCGAAGGTACACAAAAACCTACCATACAATGGCAGAGAAGAGACG GTACTCCGCTACCGAAGAACCGCGTCAAGTTAGTTGGAGGCAATTTGACTTTGGAGTCGATTCGTCGCTTGGATTTCGGATTTTATCAATGCGTCGCTACCAACGAAGTAGCTACGATCATCACGGGGACGCAGTTAGTGGTAGAAG GAACTCAACCCCACGCACCATACAACCTTACCGGAATAGCTACGGAATTTTCCGTAACCCTCAGCTGGTTACCTGGCTACAGCGGAGGCCCGGACTACAAACAGGAATATACCATGTGGTACAGAGAAGCCGGAACAACAGAATGGTCGACGATTCCCGTAACACCATCTGGTGCGACTACTGTAACAATAAATAGGTTAGCTCCGGGAACTAATTACGAATTCCACGTGATAGGAAAGAATGCTTTGGGAGATGGAATGATGAGCAAGATTATTACAGTGCGAACTGTGG AGGTGGGTCaacaaaaacctataaaaattacCCCAACGCCCTTCATGACACCAAACGATGATGCGG GACCAAAACCAGGCGTACCCCGAAACCTGACCGTTAACGAGATCAGTAACGGTTTCTTAATCACGTGGATGCCACCAGTTGAAAGAGCTGAACTCATACAACACTATGTGATCAAATATAGGACTGATGGACCATGGAAGACATTGAACAAAGCTCAAATTAGACCCGAAGACACCCATTATTTAG TTAAAAACCTAGTAGGCGGTCGCACTTACTATTTCCGCATTCTGGCTTACTCCGGCAAGAGTTACGAAACCAGCGAAGAAGTGAAATTTTCAGTGCCGGCTCGCGTCAAACACAAAGCCCTTACTGCCGGCGTCGTAGGTGGTATCCTCTTCTTCATAGTCGCCATTACGCTGTCCGTTTGCGCGGTCAAAATTTGCAATAAACGCAAACGACGGAAACAAGAAAAAG CTTACAATATGGTAGCCTGTCGTATAACAGATTCGAGAAATGGAGGTAACGCTACAGACAGTCAAGTGCCTTTGAAAAA ACTTAGAAAAGGCCGAATACCAGGTTTGAGAACTCTGGCATTCATCGCGAACTGGATATGGCCGAGAGATCGATGCCGTTCCGGTAGCCTATCAAGTCTCACCTGGCATCCAGACTACCTCCATCCAGGTTCTCCTTCCAAATCTTTGGCGCGTATATCCAGAGCGGCCGACGGTCGTTTCGTTTTGGTCGATTCGGTGTTGAGTTTGCGCGCCGATAGTGCCTCTAACATTTCGAGCAGCGACGACGGGGGATTTTTACCGAAACGAGGCGCTAATAATCGAGCTTCGTGGCGAAGACCGCTCGTAGGTTATCCCAGCGAACTCAGTCTACGATCTGACGCTTCGGGACAATCTGCTTCTGGATTACCCGCTTTCATCATCGGACAAAGGTATCAACAACAATCGAATTTGAAACCTTTACAAACAATATACAGTCCCCATACACCCCAAGTGATGTCAAGCAGCCCGGCGACTTCCAGCGGATTATTATTAACTCCTTGGTCTCCCATGTACTTTAGTGATTTGAGCTCAGTTAGATATACCAGCTCGGGAGAGCGGTCGTTTCCCACGCCGCCAGGTTTCATGCAACTAAAATCCGTTCACGAAAGATATTCCCAAGAACTACCACCGCTAAAAGCCatccacgaagaacatcaagGTTTTATTCCCGTTCATCCTGTACGAGATAGTCCTAGGGTAATACCTCAACATAGACTAGCCAGAAGCTCTAGATTGTTACCGCCCAGACACGCGCGGATAGCGAGAAGCGCTCCCGAGCTGGATCACCTCGATAGATCACCAGAAAGTAGATCTAGCTCGAGCGGATTCGGAAGTAAGAATACTTCGCAACAAAATCAGAGTTCGCACAGCGGTAGTACGTTGATAGGTTGGGGTCTACCGCCTTACAGACCACCGCCACCTGTGCCATCCATGTTACCACCACCGCCTCCCTCCCTTGTTGGCCATTGGCTGGATATCGCCAGTTCTTCTCCTTCGGCCTCGGATCACATTCACAAGGCTGTAGATGTCGGTAGCGTCGACGGCCATTACGAATTCGATCCCAGTACACCCACGCCTACTCCTTCCACACCGACAGGCTCTAGAGATATAGATTTAGATACTTCCGGTCCTGGACCTCCTCAACGGAAAAGCTACGGAATCATAAGAAGCAGATACGACAACATCGACGCCAGAGTTCAGGCCATGAAGCAAGAATTCAACGAGTTCAGGAAAAGGCAAGCCAGCAGAAGACGAAGCCAGGAATTGGAAAGTGCCTGTTGA
- the LOC130448002 gene encoding protein turtle isoform X1, whose protein sequence is MGMCTNPKGKFRPLTNATVPVLPQSSFPAYTLLTALFIFVLIQTVDCIQDAVHITAILGESVVFNCHVEFPEGHPVPYVLQWEKKVGETKGSALIEYFLKGQDIPIYIWYESYPTHSGEGYEGRVSRVSPDSPYGAASLNLTNIRESDQGWYECKVVFLNRPPNQPKNGTWFHLDVHAPPRFVVTPEDIIYVNLGDAIILNCQAEGTPTPEILWFKDANPVEPSSTIGIFNDGTELRISNIRHEDIGDYTCIARNGEGQISHTARVIIAGGAVIMVPPTNQTKLEGEKVQFNCEAKAQPGNVTVKWFREGAPVKELASLETRVTIKRDGSLVINPVSSEDSGQYLCEVSNGIGEPQSASAYLNVEYPAKVTFTPTIQYLPFRLAGVVQCYIKANPPLQYVTWTKDKRLLEPYQTKDIVIMNNGSLLFTRVNENHQGRYTCTPYNAQGTQGSSGQMEVLVRKPPTFIIEPETMYQRKVGESVDMPCDAVEAEGTQKPTIQWQRRDGTPLPKNRVKLVGGNLTLESIRRLDFGFYQCVATNEVATIITGTQLVVEGTQPHAPYNLTGIATEFSVTLSWLPGYSGGPDYKQEYTMWYREAGTTEWSTIPVTPSGATTVTINRLAPGTNYEFHVIGKNALGDGMMSKIITVRTVEVGQQKPIKITPTPFMTPNDDAGPKPGVPRNLTVNEISNGFLITWMPPVERAELIQHYVIKYRTDGPWKTLNKAQIRPEDTHYLVKNLVGGRTYYFRILAYSGKSYETSEEVKFSVPARVKHKALTAGVVGGILFFIVAITLSVCAVKICNKRKRRKQEKAYNMVACRITDSRNGGNATDSQVPLKKLRKGRIPGLRTLAFIANWIWPRDRCRSGSLSSLTWHPDYLHPGSPSKSLARISRAADGRFVLVDSVLSLRADSASNISSSDDGGFLPKRGANNRASWRRPLVGYPSELSLRSDASGQSASGLPAFIIGQRYQQQSNLKPLQTIYSPHTPQVMSSSPATSSGLLLTPWSPMYFSDLSSVRYTSSGERSFPTPPGFMQLKSVHERYSQELPPLKAIHEEHQGFIPVHPVRDSPRVIPQHRLARSSRLLPPRHARIARSAPELDHLDRSPESRSSSSGFGSKNTSQQNQSSHSGSTLIGWGLPPYRPPPPVPSMLPPPPPSLVGHWLDIASSSPSASDHIHKAVDVGSVDGHYEFDPSTPTPTPSTPTGSRDIDLDTSGPGPPQRKSYGIIRSRYDNIDARVQAMKQEFNEFRKRQASRRRSQELESAC, encoded by the exons ATGGGCATGTGTACAAACCCAAAGGGCAAGTTTCGTCCATTGACCAACGCAACGGTACCGGTACTGCCTCAAAGCTCTTTTCCCGCGTATACACTTCTTACAGCCTTATTCATTTTCGTCTTGATACAAACAG TTGACTGTATTCAAGATGCAGTGCACATCACAGCAATACTCGGTGAGTCGGTGGTGTTCAATTGCCACGTGGAGTTCCCTGAGGGACATCCCGTGCCATACGTGTTGCAATGGGAGAAGAAGGTAGGCGAAACG AAAGGCAGCGCCCTGATTGAGTACTTTTTAAAGGGACAGGACATACCGATTTACATTTGGTATGAAAGTTACCCGACGCACAGCGGTGAAGGATACGAAGGTAGGGTATCGAGGGTATCGCCGGATTCCCCATATGGAGCCGCCTCCCTTAACCTCACAAATATTAGAGAATCGGACCAAGGATG GTATGAATGCAAAGTGGTATTCCTCAACCGTCCTCCCAATCAGCCGAAAAACGGTACTTGGTTCCATTTGGACGTGCACGCACCCCCCAGGTTCGTAGTGACACCCGAAGATATCATCTACGTTAACCTGGGGGACGCCATTATTCTAAATTGTCAAGCCGAAGGGACGCCCACTCCTGAAATTCTTTGGTTCAAAGACGCCAATCCTGTCGAACCATCTTCGACGATAG gCATTTTCAACGACGGCACCGAATTACGTATATCCAACATCCGACATGAAGATATAGGAGATTACACTTGCATAGCTCGTAACGGCGAAGGTCAAATTTCGCATACGGCTCGTGTGATAATAGCAGGGGGCGCAGTTATTATGGTACCACCGACGAACCAAACGAAATTAGAAGGCGAAAAAGTCCAATTCAATTGCGAAGCTAAAGCGCAACCGGGCAACGTAACCGTCAAATGGTTCAGGGAAGGCGCCCCGGTTAAGGAATTAGCTTCATTGGAAACGAGAGTCACCATCAAAAGAGACGGTTCTCTAGTTATAAATCCGGTTAGTTCGGAGGATTCCGGTCAATATCTTTGCGAGGTTAGCAACGGTATCGGGGAACCCCAATCAGCATCGGCCTACTTAAACGTCGAAT ATCCGGCGAAAGTAACGTTTACTCCCACGATACAGTACCTGCCGTTTCGTCTAGCTGGCGTGGTTCAGTGTTATATTAAGGCGAATCCTCCATTGCAATACGTCACGTGGACTAAGGACAAACGATTATTGGAACCTTACCAGACCAAGGATATCGTCATTATGAATAATGGTTCGTTATTGTTCACCAGAGTCAATGAAAACCATCAG gGTCGATATACTTGTACCCCTTACAACGCGCAAGGTACCCAAGGTAGTTCCGGACAAATGGAAGTATTGGTTAGAAAACCGCCAACATTCATCATCGAACCGGAAACGATGTACCAGAGGAAAGTAGGGGAGTCCGTCGACATGCCCTGCGATGCCGTCGAAGCCGAAGGTACACAAAAACCTACCATACAATGGCAGAGAAGAGACG GTACTCCGCTACCGAAGAACCGCGTCAAGTTAGTTGGAGGCAATTTGACTTTGGAGTCGATTCGTCGCTTGGATTTCGGATTTTATCAATGCGTCGCTACCAACGAAGTAGCTACGATCATCACGGGGACGCAGTTAGTGGTAGAAG GAACTCAACCCCACGCACCATACAACCTTACCGGAATAGCTACGGAATTTTCCGTAACCCTCAGCTGGTTACCTGGCTACAGCGGAGGCCCGGACTACAAACAGGAATATACCATGTGGTACAGAGAAGCCGGAACAACAGAATGGTCGACGATTCCCGTAACACCATCTGGTGCGACTACTGTAACAATAAATAGGTTAGCTCCGGGAACTAATTACGAATTCCACGTGATAGGAAAGAATGCTTTGGGAGATGGAATGATGAGCAAGATTATTACAGTGCGAACTGTGG AGGTGGGTCaacaaaaacctataaaaattacCCCAACGCCCTTCATGACACCAAACGATGATGCGG GACCAAAACCAGGCGTACCCCGAAACCTGACCGTTAACGAGATCAGTAACGGTTTCTTAATCACGTGGATGCCACCAGTTGAAAGAGCTGAACTCATACAACACTATGTGATCAAATATAGGACTGATGGACCATGGAAGACATTGAACAAAGCTCAAATTAGACCCGAAGACACCCATTATTTAG TTAAAAACCTAGTAGGCGGTCGCACTTACTATTTCCGCATTCTGGCTTACTCCGGCAAGAGTTACGAAACCAGCGAAGAAGTGAAATTTTCAGTGCCGGCTCGCGTCAAACACAAAGCCCTTACTGCCGGCGTCGTAGGTGGTATCCTCTTCTTCATAGTCGCCATTACGCTGTCCGTTTGCGCGGTCAAAATTTGCAATAAACGCAAACGACGGAAACAAGAAAAAG CTTACAATATGGTAGCCTGTCGTATAACAGATTCGAGAAATGGAGGTAACGCTACAGACAGTCAAGTGCCTTTGAAAAA ACTTAGAAAAGGCCGAATACCAGGTTTGAGAACTCTGGCATTCATCGCGAACTGGATATGGCCGAGAGATCGATGCCGTTCCGGTAGCCTATCAAGTCTCACCTGGCATCCAGACTACCTCCATCCAGGTTCTCCTTCCAAATCTTTGGCGCGTATATCCAGAGCGGCCGACGGTCGTTTCGTTTTGGTCGATTCGGTGTTGAGTTTGCGCGCCGATAGTGCCTCTAACATTTCGAGCAGCGACGACGGGGGATTTTTACCGAAACGAGGCGCTAATAATCGAGCTTCGTGGCGAAGACCGCTCGTAGGTTATCCCAGCGAACTCAGTCTACGATCTGACGCTTCGGGACAATCTGCTTCTGGATTACCCGCTTTCATCATCGGACAAAGGTATCAACAACAATCGAATTTGAAACCTTTACAAACAATATACAGTCCCCATACACCCCAAGTGATGTCAAGCAGCCCGGCGACTTCCAGCGGATTATTATTAACTCCTTGGTCTCCCATGTACTTTAGTGATTTGAGCTCAGTTAGATATACCAGCTCGGGAGAGCGGTCGTTTCCCACGCCGCCAGGTTTCATGCAACTAAAATCCGTTCACGAAAGATATTCCCAAGAACTACCACCGCTAAAAGCCatccacgaagaacatcaagGTTTTATTCCCGTTCATCCTGTACGAGATAGTCCTAGGGTAATACCTCAACATAGACTAGCCAGAAGCTCTAGATTGTTACCGCCCAGACACGCGCGGATAGCGAGAAGCGCTCCCGAGCTGGATCACCTCGATAGATCACCAGAAAGTAGATCTAGCTCGAGCGGATTCGGAAGTAAGAATACTTCGCAACAAAATCAGAGTTCGCACAGCGGTAGTACGTTGATAGGTTGGGGTCTACCGCCTTACAGACCACCGCCACCTGTGCCATCCATGTTACCACCACCGCCTCCCTCCCTTGTTGGCCATTGGCTGGATATCGCCAGTTCTTCTCCTTCGGCCTCGGATCACATTCACAAGGCTGTAGATGTCGGTAGCGTCGACGGCCATTACGAATTCGATCCCAGTACACCCACGCCTACTCCTTCCACACCGACAGGCTCTAGAGATATAGATTTAGATACTTCCGGTCCTGGACCTCCTCAACGGAAAAGCTACGGAATCATAAGAAGCAGATACGACAACATCGACGCCAGAGTTCAGGCCATGAAGCAAGAATTCAACGAGTTCAGGAAAAGGCAAGCCAGCAGAAGACGAAGCCAGGAATTGGAAAGTGCCTGTTGA